A region from the Linepithema humile isolate Giens D197 chromosome 1, Lhum_UNIL_v1.0, whole genome shotgun sequence genome encodes:
- the LOC136997069 gene encoding translation machinery-associated protein 7 homolog isoform X2 has protein sequence MSGWDGGKKKPLKAPKKESKVLDDQDVAFKQKQKEQQKALAEAAKKASQKGPLVTGGIKKSGKK, from the coding sequence aTGTCTGGTTGGGATGGAGGTAAAAAGAAGCCCTTGAAGGCACCAAAGAAGGAATCGAAAGTTTTAGATGATCAGGATGTAGCATTTAAACAAAAGCAGAAGGAACAGCAAAAAGCATTAGCAGAAGCAGCGAAGAAAGCCAGTCAAAAAGGCCCATTAGTTACTGGTGGTATAAAGAAATCTGGAAAGAAATGA
- the LOC136997069 gene encoding uncharacterized protein isoform X1 gives MVALANAIMTSSMVVCDVITARYQRYSFRGSVLVALAFTSSVNAVNCVKLSNHYLKSIERQRYINIYYICTMDNSIEITLKDAETEEEFKLRLSPTNAFKAETDLNFATTLLNVAHQGACFGQNSACSETEHMQTTISYDTPLEEASGYQILMIYICYLLRNNLKEK, from the exons ATGGTAGCGCTAGCAAACGCTATCATGACGTCATCAATGGTGGTGTGTGACGTCATAACTGCGCGCTATCAACGCTATTCCTTCCGAGGTAGTGTGTTGGTAGCGTTAGCGTTTACGAGCTCCGTGAACGCtgtaaattgtgtaaaattgtCTAACCATTATTTGAAATCTATTGAACGGCagcgatatattaatatttattacatatgtacAATGGATAATTCCATCGAAATAACTCTAAAAGATGCTGAAACTGAAGAAGAATTCAAGTTACGACTTTCACCGACTAATGCTTTTAAAGCAGAAACCG ATTTGAATTTTGCGACTACATTATTGAATGTTGCACATCAAGGTGCATGCTTTGGTCAAAACAGTGCATGTTCTG aaactgAGCATATGCAGACTACAATATCATATGATACTCCGTTGGAGGAAGCATCTGGTTACCAGATTCTG atgatatatatatgttaccTTCTCAGGAACAATCTCAAAGAGAAATGA